A window of Pedococcus badiiscoriae genomic DNA:
CCGAGCCGGCGTCCTCGGCGCCAACGACGGCATCGTCTCCACGGCGGGCATCGTGATCGGTGTGGCTGCCGCCACCGCCCAGCGCTCGAGCATCGCGACCGCCGGGATCGCCGGGTTGGCCGCCGGGGCGATGAGCATGGCGACCGGCGAGTACGTCTCTGTCAGCACCCAGCGCGACACCGAGCAGGCCCTGCTGGACAAGGAGCGCGGCGAGCTGCGCGACATGCCCGAGGAGGAGCTCGAGGAACTGACGGAGATCTACCGGGACAAGGGACTGACGCCCGAGCTCGCCGCCGAGGTCGCGCGCCAGCTGACCGCCCACGACGCGCTGGGCGCGCACGCCGAGGCCGAGCTGGGCATCGACCCCGACGACCTGACCAACCCCTGGCACGCGGCCTTCGCCTCGATGGTGTCGTTCACCCTCGGGGCCCTGTTGCCCCTGCTGGCAGTCCTGCTCCCACCGGCCGGGGCCCGGGTCTGGGTGACGGCGGTGGCCGTCGTGACCGCGCTTGCCCTCACGGGGTGGGGCAGCGCGAGGCTCGGCGAGGCACCAGTGCGACCAGCGGTGCTGCGCAACGTGGCCGGCGGCGCACTGGCGATGCTGGTGACCTACGGCATCGGCGCCCTGGTCGGCACCCAGGTCTGAGGCCCCTCCGCGAGACGCCGCAGGAAACCTGTCAGTCGCCGCGCCGATCTGCAAGGCGGTCGCCGAACTCGTCCGGCGGAGCGCCGCGGAGCTGGTCGAACGTCGGCCCTGGGGCGCTCAGTGCCTCGACCAGCCCGGCGAGCGGACGGGGCAGCGCGGCCACGTCGAGCGCGCCCGCCATCGCCGCCGCCATGAGCTCCTTGCGACCGGAGGCTGCGCCGGCGAACCGGTGCACCTGTTCGTGGAAGCTCTCGGACACCCAGGCGGGCTGCTGGGTGAGCATCGCGAACCGCTGGGTCAGGCCGAGGTCCTCCAGCACCGTGCGGATGCCGTTCTCGCCCAGGTCCCTCATGAGCTCGTCCTCCAGGTCCCGGTCGCAGACCTGGAAGCCCCACCAGGGCAGCTCGTCGACGGCCGCCACCGCGCAGCCGACGCGCCGCAGGGCACGGACGACGAAGCGTGCCTCCGGTGCGTCGCACATGCCCAGCACCTGCGGGCTGTCCGGCGCCTCGGTCGCGGCGAGCAGGTGGCGTCGGATGTTGGTGACCCCGCGCATGTCGACCAGGTGGATGCCCTCGTCGGCGAGGCCGATGCCCGATCGCTGCGCCACCACGCGCAGGGCAGCCACGTCGCTGGCCCCTTCGAGCAGGACCCACACCCGACAGCCCACGGGCACCGTGACGGTCATGCTCCCAATCTGCCAGAGTCCTGCCGGTCGCCCGCGCGATTCGGGCCGGGCGGTGTCACCGCTCGCACACGACCCCGTCGTGGTCGCGGTCCTGGTACCAGGAGTACTCGGGATCGACGCCCCTGCGGTACGGGCCGTAGCCTGCGGCGATCGCCTCGCGGCAGGTGCCGAACCGTGGATCGGTGCCGTTGGAGGGCTTGCTGGGCGTTGCCTGGCTGGACGGCGGTTGAGTGGGCATTGGCCGACTGGCCGTGGTGGCGGACTGCTCGGGACCACCGCCCAGCGGGATCGAGGTAGCGAGCGGCAGCGGCTGGCCCGGGCAGGCGCTGAGGACCCGCACCATCGCGTCCCGCTCCGCGGCGGTCACCCACAGTCGGTAGCGATGCTTCACCGCGATCTGGCGCGCGACATAGGCGCACCGACCTGCCTTGCGCGGGGGCAGCCAGGTGGCGGCATCGCCGTCACCCTTGCGCAGGTTCGTCGGGCCGTCCACGGCGAGCAGGTTCAGCGGGTCGTTCGCGAAGGCGGTGCGCTGGGCCAGCGACCACTGCTGGGCTCCCTTCTGCCAGGCGTCGGAGAGGGCCACGACGTGGTCGATCTGGACGGCGTTCGACGTGCTCGGGCCCCGGACGAACGCGATCGTGGAGCCGGTGTAGGGGTCGTGGAGCGTGCCCTTGAGGACCAGGCAGCCGTGGGTGCCGGCCTTGAGCGTGAACCGGGTCAGGTCACGCCTCAGGATGTCGTTGCGGGTGTCGCAGCCGTTGCGGTCGACGTCGGCCCAGGCCTGTCCGAAGCGAGCGCGCTCGTAGCCGGTCCTGGGCGCCCGCCCCTTGAGGACCAGGGTGGCCAGGGTGGTGACCGCCGCGCCGGGCCGGATGGTGTGGCTCGCCGAGGGCGTCGCCCTCGAGGCCACCGCCGGGGCAGCGAGGGACGCGGGGCCCGGCGTGGTGTTCGGGCCCGTGCCGTTCGAGGTCGTCGGATGCACCGCGGTGGCGGCGACGACGCCCGACGCAGCAGAGGTCCTGCCCCCGTCGGCGTCCGCGGAGCCGGCCGCCGCCGGGCCACATGCCGACACGGCCAGCACCGTCACCAGCGCGCCGGCAGCGGCGGGCCAGTGGAGGTCAGGAGGACGGATCATGAGGTGGGACAGGCGCTTTCGGTCGACACGGCGTGACTCGGCAACGGTAGGTCGGCTGGATGCCGGTGTTCGCCGAACCGGGTGATCCTGCCCGAACAGCCGACCCCCGGCGTCAGCCAGGTCGGGGCTCGGTCGGGGCTCGGTCAGGTCGGGCTCGGTCAGGTCGGGCTCCCGGCTACTTGAGCAGGCTCACTCCACGGGCGATGACGAGGACCGAGAGCATCAGCGCTGAGACGGACTGGAGGCCCATGAGCACCTTCGTGCGCGACGAGAGCGGCATGGTGTCCGTGGGGCTGAATGCCGACGAGTTCGTGACCGAGACATACAGGTAGTCGATGAACCCTGGCACCCACCCAGACCTGGCCGCTGAGCTCGCGGCCACCTCGTAGATCGCGTCGTGGTCCTCGTCCTGGGGGAAGCGGAAGTCGGCCACCGGCAGTCCTGGACGCGCGGTCTGGGTGCGCTTGACGGGACCACCGCGGTCGAGCTCCCAGTACGCGAGCGCGAAGACCAGCACGTTGGTCAGCCACACCTGGAGAGCCGCCAGCAGCAAGCCGGCTCCGTTCTGGGCGGTACCGCTGACCAGGGCCCGCACCAGCAGCACGAGAGAGCCTGCGTTCGTCGCCGCGATGAGCAGCACGAGCGCGATCGAGACCCTGCGAAGCCACCGGTTGTCACGGGTCATCCGGCGCGGGTTGGCCGCCACCAGCGGGATGAAGAGGGCCGCCTCCAGCAGAGGCACCGCCAGCCGTGGGCCGAGCAGCAGGCCTTCGGGTAGCAGGGCGTACAGGCTGATGGCGACGAGGACGGCCAGGGCCGCCGGAAGGCGGACCTCGCCGGGGTGCTGCTTGCGGTGGATCTGGGTGCTCACCCACTTGGTCTACTGCCCCACCGCGCGAGGAGACGGCTGCCACACCGAGGAAGCCCGGGCGACTTGGTGGCATACGGTCGCCGTCGGGGCGTGGGCGCCAGGGGGGTTCCCGGGTGTCAGAGCCAGTTCTTGCGACGGAAGAACACGTAGAGGACGATCGCCATGACGAGCATGACGGTGGTCGAGGCATAGAAGCCCGCTTCGGTGCCGAAACCCGGGTAGGGCACGTTCTGCCCCATGAAACCGGTCACCGCCGTGGGCACGGCGATGATGGCGACCCAGGCCGAGATCTTGCGCATGTCGTCGTTCTGCCGGACGGAGATCTGGGCGAGGTCGTCCGACGCGATCGTCAGGTGGGTGCTGACCCGGGTCTGGAAGAACTCGATGACCCCGTGGAGCGACTCGCGCTGCCCGTCGGCCATGCTCGACACCATCTCGAAGCGGTCCGCCAGATCGGCGACGAGTGGCGCGTGGTCGGGGGGCAGGAACCGGGCGAGGCTGGCCATCCGGTCGTACGTCGCGCTGCTGTGCACGGCGATCGTGCGGATGGCGAGCAGCTCGTACCAGACCTGGAAGAGGTCGGTCAGGAACACCTCCGAGTCCTTCATGACCTCGCCGGACATCACCCGCTGCTCGAGGTGGCCGGACTGCTCGGCCAGACCGGCGATCATGTCGATCTCGCGGCGCGTCATCGCGAAGATGATCGCCGAGGACAGCTCGAAGGCCGACTTCGGGCGGAACTTGCCCTCGGAGATCCGCTCCATCACGGCGTTGGTGTCGAGGAAGGCGACAGCCGGGTCCGCCTTGGGGTTCAGCGGTCCGTGGATCGTCACGAGATAGTTCGTGCCCATGAACTGGTCGAGCTCGATGTAGTGCACGTGACCGTGGGAGCCGAGCAGGGGTGCGTGCAGCACCGTGAACACGTGGTCGTCATACGCCTGGATCTTGGAGACGTGG
This region includes:
- a CDS encoding DUF1345 domain-containing protein, encoding MSTQIHRKQHPGEVRLPAALAVLVAISLYALLPEGLLLGPRLAVPLLEAALFIPLVAANPRRMTRDNRWLRRVSIALVLLIAATNAGSLVLLVRALVSGTAQNGAGLLLAALQVWLTNVLVFALAYWELDRGGPVKRTQTARPGLPVADFRFPQDEDHDAIYEVAASSAARSGWVPGFIDYLYVSVTNSSAFSPTDTMPLSSRTKVLMGLQSVSALMLSVLVIARGVSLLK
- a CDS encoding TOPRIM nucleotidyl transferase/hydrolase domain-containing protein, which produces MTVTVPVGCRVWVLLEGASDVAALRVVAQRSGIGLADEGIHLVDMRGVTNIRRHLLAATEAPDSPQVLGMCDAPEARFVVRALRRVGCAVAAVDELPWWGFQVCDRDLEDELMRDLGENGIRTVLEDLGLTQRFAMLTQQPAWVSESFHEQVHRFAGAASGRKELMAAAMAGALDVAALPRPLAGLVEALSAPGPTFDQLRGAPPDEFGDRLADRRGD
- a CDS encoding GmrSD restriction endonuclease domain-containing protein — translated: MIRPPDLHWPAAAGALVTVLAVSACGPAAAGSADADGGRTSAASGVVAATAVHPTTSNGTGPNTTPGPASLAAPAVASRATPSASHTIRPGAAVTTLATLVLKGRAPRTGYERARFGQAWADVDRNGCDTRNDILRRDLTRFTLKAGTHGCLVLKGTLHDPYTGSTIAFVRGPSTSNAVQIDHVVALSDAWQKGAQQWSLAQRTAFANDPLNLLAVDGPTNLRKGDGDAATWLPPRKAGRCAYVARQIAVKHRYRLWVTAAERDAMVRVLSACPGQPLPLATSIPLGGGPEQSATTASRPMPTQPPSSQATPSKPSNGTDPRFGTCREAIAAGYGPYRRGVDPEYSWYQDRDHDGVVCER
- a CDS encoding magnesium transporter CorA family protein; this translates as MDVYLIDESGLTRRPEEELPDLLVAGEGVVWVDIPQCRLYEADVLGRVFGFSEIALHDCVNRNHVSKIQAYDDHVFTVLHAPLLGSHGHVHYIELDQFMGTNYLVTIHGPLNPKADPAVAFLDTNAVMERISEGKFRPKSAFELSSAIIFAMTRREIDMIAGLAEQSGHLEQRVMSGEVMKDSEVFLTDLFQVWYELLAIRTIAVHSSATYDRMASLARFLPPDHAPLVADLADRFEMVSSMADGQRESLHGVIEFFQTRVSTHLTIASDDLAQISVRQNDDMRKISAWVAIIAVPTAVTGFMGQNVPYPGFGTEAGFYASTTVMLVMAIVLYVFFRRKNWL
- a CDS encoding VIT1/CCC1 transporter family protein, producing MAEAIAAETEPHDGEEHVQGIGARLNWLRAGVLGANDGIVSTAGIVIGVAAATAQRSSIATAGIAGLAAGAMSMATGEYVSVSTQRDTEQALLDKERGELRDMPEEELEELTEIYRDKGLTPELAAEVARQLTAHDALGAHAEAELGIDPDDLTNPWHAAFASMVSFTLGALLPLLAVLLPPAGARVWVTAVAVVTALALTGWGSARLGEAPVRPAVLRNVAGGALAMLVTYGIGALVGTQV